From Acidobacteriota bacterium, one genomic window encodes:
- a CDS encoding CPXCG motif-containing cysteine-rich protein — protein MVDAMGTLVTVTCPHCFEALEILIEAESRGSWVQDCEVCCNPWQVTVLGRSGGVPEVTVEAL, from the coding sequence ATGGTAGATGCCATGGGCACGCTGGTCACGGTGACCTGCCCCCATTGTTTTGAAGCGCTCGAGATCCTGATCGAAGCGGAGAGCCGGGGGTCCTGGGTGCAGGATTGCGAGGTGTGCTGCAATCCCTGGCAGGTGACGGTGCTGGGGCGCTCCGGTGGAGTGCCGGAAGTGACGGTGGAAGC